The sequence below is a genomic window from Candidatus Sungiibacteriota bacterium.
ACTGCATCCTTAACTGATTCGGCCAGAGCGGCAGTAAGTGCAAACCAAAACCACAACATTGTTGACTACTCTTTTAGGGTCTCCCTTATTTTCTTCATAATTTCGTCCCTAACTTTTGGGTTATCTTTTAAATAATTTTTGGCGTTATCAAACCCTTGTCCCAGCTTTATAATGCCGTAGGTAAGACTGGCGCCGGATTTCTTAATAACCTCGTATTTTATACCTGTATTTAAAATGTCCGCCTCGTAAGAAATACCTTCGTTATAGAAAATATCAAATTCTGCGGTTTTAAACGGCGGGGCAACTTTATTTTTTACTATTTTGGCTCTATGCCGGTTGCCTATTATTTCTTCTCCTTTTTTAATTTGTGCGCTTCGGCGCAAATCAACTCGCACCGAGGAATAAAATTTTAGGGCTTTTCCGCCGGGGGTGGTTTCCGGATTGCCCCACATTATACCAATTTGCATCCGGATCTGATTTATAAAAATAATAACGGTTTTGGACTTGGAGACTATGGCTGTGAGTTTGCGCAGCGCATGCGACATCAGACGCGCCTGAAGCCCTATGTGTTGTTCTCCCATTTCTCCCTCTATTTCTGCCTTGGGGGTCAAGGCAGCTACCGAGTCCACGA
It includes:
- the recA gene encoding recombinase RecA, producing MKEEKLDKIKLLDSAVKEIQEKYGEGAIMKLGEARRVDVDVIPTGSFSLDNALGVGGVPRGRIIEIFGPESSGKTTLALHIIREAQRKGGLCAFVDAEHALDPEYAKKIGVKINDLLISQPDTGEQALEIVESLVRSNAVDVIVVDSVAALTPKAEIEGEMGEQHIGLQARLMSHALRKLTAIVSKSKTVIIFINQIRMQIGIMWGNPETTPGGKALKFYSSVRVDLRRSAQIKKGEEIIGNRHRAKIVKNKVAPPFKTAEFDIFYNEGISYEADILNTGIKYEVIKKSGASLTYGIIKLGQGFDNAKNYLKDNPKVRDEIMKKIRETLKE